A single region of the Ornithorhynchus anatinus isolate Pmale09 chromosome 6, mOrnAna1.pri.v4, whole genome shotgun sequence genome encodes:
- the PDZD11 gene encoding PDZ domain-containing protein 11 yields the protein MEPDGRPPYDDYPVVFLPPYENPPAWIPPHERVYHPDYNNELTQFLPRTIQLQKPSGAQLGFNIRGGKASQLGIFISKVIPDSDAHRAGLQEGDQVLAVNQVDFQDIEHGKAVEILKTAREINMQVRFFPYNYNRQKERTVH from the exons ATGGAGCCGGACGGCCGCCCCCCCTACGACGACTACCCCGTGGTCTTCCTGCCGCCCTACGAGAACCCCCCGGCCTGGATCCCTCCCCACGAG AGGGTCTACCACCCGGACTACAACAACGAGCTGACCCAGTTCCTGCCGCGGACCATCCAGCTCCAGAAGCCGTCGGGAGCGCAG ctGGGCTTCAACATCCGcggagggaaggcttcccagcTGGGCATCTTCATCTCCAAG gtgATCCCCGACTCGGACGCCCACCGGGCCGGCCTGCAGGAAGGCGACCAGGTCCTGGCCGTCAATCAAGTCGACTTCCAAGACATCGAGCACGGCAAg gcggTGGAGATCCTGAAGACGGCCCGGGAGATCAACATGCAAGTCCGCTTCTTCCCTTACA atTACAACCGGCAGAAGGAGAGGACCGTCCACTGA